The following are from one region of the Nicotiana tomentosiformis chromosome 7, ASM39032v3, whole genome shotgun sequence genome:
- the LOC104111032 gene encoding probable serine/threonine-protein kinase At1g54610, translating into MGCVCGKSSPAAKDRRDGQKKRDFTKGANVASHVPRVVSSKREESFRMKDMLENGDVKLGLIDRKNNGSRKVRDDHYEQIKEKLGLIVNGHPGYGVVPKALEGELVAVGWPSWLAAVAGEAINGWLPRKADTFEKLDKIGQGTYSSVYKARDLVNDKVVALKRVRFDNMDPESVKFMAREILILRRLDHPNIIKLEGLVTSRSSCSLYLVFEYMEHDLTGLASVPDIKFTEPQMKCYMRQLLSGLDHCHSRGVLHRDIKGSNLLIDNHGILKIADFGLATFFDHKQIVPLTSRVVTLWYRPPELLLGASHYGVAVDLWSSGCILGELYAGKPIMPGRTEVEQLHKIFKLCGSPSEDYWKKEKLHHSTAFKPIHPYRRRIGETFKDLPPSAVRLLDILLSIDPELRGTAGGALESEFFTTKLMPCDPSSLPKYPPSKEIDAKLREEEARRQGAAGVKSQVGDGHTRGSKEVRVVPAPDVNAELARSMQRRQSSSNPKSQSEQFNRHKGAASGFPSNPYRPSQPSEEKGRDHLENLSERFSHSGPLAPGFGWAKSGKKYDHDISVGSNRPDLSKLSSLVASRSVVAADVRDRFAVSHLESSHQIERPVRLLDEHPRKQDQQRHMQNPVGSRQFDNGRASVKESNLHGHGHKANQIHFSGPLLVQPNKVDQMLKEHDRRIQEAARRARLEKARAGKGQAQGMQRTNNSIYVTSVGSR; encoded by the exons ATGGGTTGTGTTTGTGGAAAATCTTCCCCAGCTGCCAAAGATAGGCGGGATGGACAAAAGAAGAGAGATTTTACCAAAGGGGCAAACGTGGCATCACACGTGCCACGAGTTGTCTCTTCAAAGAGAGAGGAGAGTTTCCGGATGAAAGACATGTTGGAAAATGGTGACGTGAAGCTTGGTTTAATAGATAGGAAGAATAATGGATCAAGAAAGGTGAGGGATGATCATTATGAGCAGATAAAGGAAAAGCTTGGACTCATTGTGAACGGTCATCCTGGATATGGAGTTGTCCCAAAAGCGTTGGAAGGGGAACTGGTTGCTGTCGGATGGCCTTCTTGGCTTGCTGCAGTTGCCGGTGAAGCTATTAATGGATGGCTTCCTCGTAAGGCCGATACATTCGAGAAATTAGACAAG ATTGGCCAAGGGACATATAGTAGCGTATACAAGGCTCGTGACCTAGTTAATGATAAAGTAGTTGCACTGAAACGAGTGAGGTTTGATAATATGGATCCTGAAAGTGTCAAATTTATGGCAAGAGAGATATTAATTTTGCGTAGGCTTGATCATCCGAATATTATCAAATTGGAAGGTTTGGTTACATCAAGATCATCTTGCAGTTTGTACCTTGTCTTTGAGTACATGGAACATGATCTCACTGGACTGGCATCTGTTCCTGATATCAAATTTACAGAACCACAG ATGAAATGCTATATGCGGCAACTTCTTAGTGGACTTGATCATTGCCATAGTCGGGGTGTTTTGCATCGGGACATCAAAGGTTCAAATCTTCTAATTGACAATCACGGCATCTTGAAGATTGCAGATTTTGGCTTAGCAACCTTCTTTGATCATAAGCAAATTGTTCCATTGACAAGCCGCGTTGTGACTCTTTGGTATCGACCACCCGAGCTCTTACTTGGAGCAAGTCATTATGGAGTCGCTGTAGATTTATGGAGTAGTGGTTGTATACTTGGAGAATTATATGCCGGCAAGCCCATCATGCCTGGTAGAACAGAG GTAGAGCAGCTGCATAAGATTTTTAAGCTTTGTGGTTCACCATCTGAGGATTactggaaaaaagaaaaattacatcATTCAACAGCATTTAAACCGATACATCCTTACAGACGGCGTATTGGGGAAACATTTAAGGATCTTCCTCCATCTGCCGTGAGGTTACTGGACATATTACTTTCTATAGATCCTGAACTTAGGGGAACAGCTGGAGGTGCTCTTGAGAGCGAG TTCTTCACCACAAAGCTAATGCCTTGTGATCCTTCAAGTTTGCCGAAGTACCCTCCCAGTAAGGAAATTGATGCAAAACTGCGGGAAGAGGAAGCTCGAAG GCAAGGAGCTGCAGGAGTGAAGAGCCAAGTTGGCGATGGGCATACAAGAGGATCGAAAGAAGTTCGAGTTGTTCCAGCACCTGATGTTAATGCCGAGTTGGCTAGGTCAATGCAG AGGAGGCAGAGCAGTTCAAATCCTAAGAGCCAATCTGAGCAGTTCAATCGCCATAAGGGAGCTGCTTCTGGTTTTCCAAGCAATCCATATAGACCATCACAACCAAGCGAAGAAAAAGGCAGAGATCACTTGGAGAATCTTTCGGAGAGATTTTCTCATTCCGGACCTCTAGCTCCAGGATTTGGGTGGGCGAAATCTGGGAAGAAATATGATCATGATATTTCTGTTGGTTCCAATAGACCCGACTTATCAAAGTTATCCAGTTTAGTTGCATCTCGGTCAGTTGTGGCCGCTGATGTTCGAGATCGATTTGCTGTTTCACATCTGGAATCTTCCCATCAAATAGAAAGGCCAGTACGCTTGCTCGATGAACATCCAAGGAAGCAGGATCAGCAGCGTCACATGCAAAACCCTGTTGGTTCTCGTCAATTTGACAATGGAAGGGCCAGCGTCAAAGAATCAAATCTG CATGGACATGGTCACAAGGCAAACCAAATCCATTTTTCTGGTCCACTACTTGTTCAACCTAATAAAGTGGATCAGATGCTGAAAGAGCACGATCGTCGTATCCAGGAAGCTGCACGACGAGCAAGGCTCGAGAAGGCAAGAGCAGGTAAAGGTCAAGCTCAAGGAATGCAGAGAACAAACAATTCTATTTATGTCACTAGTGTGGGATCGCGGTAG